From a region of the Eulemur rufifrons isolate Redbay chromosome 7, OSU_ERuf_1, whole genome shotgun sequence genome:
- the BACH1 gene encoding transcription regulator protein BACH1, protein MSLSENSVFAYESSVHSTNVLLSLNDQRKKDVLCDVTVFVEGQRFRAHRSVLAACSSYFHSRIVGQADAELNITLPEEVTVKGFEPLIQFAYTAKLILSKDNVDEVSKCVEFLSVHNIEESCFQFLKFKFLDSTADQPECPRKKCFPSHCQKTDLKFSLLDQRDLETDEVEEFLENKNVQTPHCKLRRSQGNAKASPPLQDSASQTYESMCLEKDAALALPSLCPKYRKFQKAFGTDRVRTVESSVKDAQASVQPNETSEGECLGGAQECADLQVVLKCEESKLAMEPEETKKKDPASHCPAEKTEVTPFPYSSSTDPHGLYSLSLLHTYDQYGDLNFTGMQNTTVLTEKPLSGTDVQEDKTFGESQGLHLKSDSGPREDGSLASSDRSSVEREVAEHLAKGFWSDICSTDSPCQTQLSPAVAKDGSEQTYSQKRSECPWLGIRISESPEPGQRTFTTLSSVNCPFISTLSTEGCSSNLEIGNDDYVSEPQQEPCPYACVISLGDDSETDTEGDSESCSAREQECEVKLPFNAQRIISLSRNDFQSLLKMHKLTPEQLDCIHDIRRRSKNRIAAQRCRKRKLDCIQNLESEIEKLQNEKESLLKERDHILSTLGETKQNLTGLCQQVCKEAALSQEQIQILAKYSASDCPLSFLVSEKEKSTPDGKVALPSIFSLSNGPPAVLPPSARGDGESSCAQRLESQQTPTATAEQAGLVQQCRQGGGISDFCQQMTDKCTTDE, encoded by the exons ATGTCTCTGAGTGAGAACTCGGTTTTTGCCTATGAGTCTTCCGTGCACAGCACCAACGTCTTGCTCAGCCTCAATGACCAGAGGAAGAAAGACGTGTTGTGCGACGTCACCGTCTTCGTGGAGGGTCAGCGATTCCGCGCCCACCGGTCCGTGCTGGCGGCGTGTAGCAGCTACTTCCACTCACGAATCGTAGGCCAGGCTGATGCCGAGCTTAACATTACTCTACCAGAAGAG GTGACAGTTAAAGGATTTGAACCTTTAATTCAGTTTGCCTACACTGCTAAACTGATTTTAAGTAAAGACAATGTGGATGAAGTCAGCAAGTGTGTGGAATTTTTAAGTGTGCATAATATTGAGGAATCCTGCTTTCAGTTTCTCAAATTTAAGTTTTTGGACTCCACTGCAGACCAGCCAGAATGcccaagaaaaaaatgctttccgTCACACTGTCAGAAAACGGACCTTAAATTTTCACTTTTGGACCAGAGGGATCTAGAAACTGATGAAGTGGAGgaatttctggaaaataaaaatgttcagacTCCTCACTGTAAACTACGCAGGTCTCAAGGAAATGCAAAAGCCTCACCTCCTCTACAAGACAGTGCCAGTCAAACGTATGAATCCATGTGCTTAGAAAAGGATGCTGCTCTAGCTTTGCCATCATTATGCCCCAAATacagaaaattccagaaagcaTTTGGAACTGACAGAGTCCGTACTGTGGAATCCAGTGTCAAAGACGCTCAGGCTTCTGTGCAGCCAAATGAGACATCTGAAGGTGAATgcctgggaggggcccaggagTGTGCAGATTTGCAGGtggttttaaaatgtgaagaaagtAAATTGGCAATGGAAcctgaagaaacaaagaagaaagatccTGCTTCTCATTGCCCAGCTGAAAAAACAGAAGTGACTCCTTTCCCCTATAGTTCTTCCACAGACCCTCATGGACTGTATTCTCTGTCTCTTTTACACACATACGACCAATATGGGGACTTGAATTTTACTGGTATGCAAAACACAACAGTGTTAACAGAAAAGCCTTTGTCAGGGACAGATGTTCAAGAAGATAAAACGTTTGGTGAAAGTCAAGGTTTACATCTGAAATCTGACTCAGGCCCCAGGGAAGATGGTAGCCTTGCCTCCAGCGATCGGAGTAGTGTGGAACGAGAAGTGGCAGAACACCTAGCAAAAGGCTTCTGGAGTGACATTTGCAGCACAGACTCTCCTTGCCAAACACAGTTATCACCTGCCGTGGCCAAAGATGGCTCAGAACAGACCTACTCACAGAAACGGTCTGAGTGTCCCTGGTTAGGGATCAGGATCAGTGAGAGCCCAGAACCAGGTCAGAGGACTTTTACAACGTTGAGTTCTGTCAACTGCCCTTTTATAAGTACTCTGAGTACCGAAGGCTGTTCAAGCAATTTGGAAATTGGAAACGATGATTATGTTTCAGAACCCCAGCAGGAACCTTGTCCGTATGCTTGTGTAATTAGCTTGGGAGATGACTCTGAGACGGACACAGAAGGAGACAGTGAGTCCTGTTCAGCCAGAGAACAAGAATGTGAG GTAAAACTGCCATTCAATGCACAACGGATAATTTCACTCTCTCGAAACGATTTTCAGTCCTTGTTGAAAATGCACAAGCTGACTCCAGAACAACTGGATTGTATCCACGATATTCGAAGAAGAAGTAAAAACAGAATTGCTGCACAGCGCTGTCGCAAGAGAAAACTGGACTGCATACAGAACCTTGAATCAGAAATAGAGAAACTG caaaatgaaaaggaaagcttGTTGAAGGAAAGAGACCACATTTTATCAACTCTGGGTGAGACAAAGCAGAATCTAACTGGACTTTGCCAGCAAGTCTGTAAAGAAGCAGCTCTAAGTCAAGAACAGATACAGATCCTCGCCAAGTACTCAGCCTCAGATTGCCCactttcatttttagtttctgaaaaagaaaaaagtactccTGATGGTAAAGTTGCTTTACCATCAATTTTTAGTTTGTCTAACGGGCCTCCAGCTGTGCTGCCGCCCAGCGCGAGAGGAGACGGTGAGTCCAGCTGCGCGCAGAGGCTGGAGTCCCAGCAGACGCCCACAGCCACCGCTGAGCAAGCTGGGCTTGTGCAGCAGTGTCGTCAGGGTGGCGGGATCTCAGATTTCTGTCAGCAGATGACTGATAAATGTACTACTGATGAGTAA